In Candidatus Desulforudis audaxviator MP104C, a genomic segment contains:
- a CDS encoding small multi-drug export protein, whose amino-acid sequence MAPTDTMTSYLLKLAAVFGLGAAPWFEIIVAVPAGVVMGLTPAVATAAAVAGNVVSVAVLMAVLPRLRNWFSSTFLPRKRHKGEDGLSARYRRFQYLWNRYGVAGAGLGAPVVTGTHLAVVLCVILGASAGRTLAWTTIGILAWGGMLAVACQLGLESLQYLIPEWAMARLQP is encoded by the coding sequence ATGGCACCCACCGATACAATGACATCATACCTGCTTAAGTTGGCAGCCGTCTTCGGCCTGGGTGCCGCGCCCTGGTTCGAGATCATAGTCGCCGTGCCGGCCGGCGTGGTGATGGGCCTGACGCCGGCGGTGGCAACGGCGGCCGCCGTTGCCGGGAATGTCGTGTCGGTCGCCGTGCTGATGGCGGTGTTACCGCGCCTGAGGAACTGGTTTTCCAGTACTTTCCTGCCACGGAAGCGGCATAAGGGAGAGGATGGCCTTTCGGCCCGGTACAGGCGCTTCCAGTACCTCTGGAACCGGTACGGCGTGGCCGGCGCCGGCCTGGGGGCGCCGGTGGTCACCGGCACGCACCTGGCGGTCGTGCTGTGCGTGATTCTGGGCGCTTCGGCCGGCCGCACGCTGGCCTGGACCACAATCGGGATTCTTGCCTGGGGAGGCATGTTGGCGGTGGCCTGTCAACTGGGCCTGGAGAGCCTACAGTACCTGATCCCGGAATGGGCGATGGCAAGGCTTCAGCCCTGA
- a CDS encoding ABC transporter permease: MELKTFGVTVYVIWLREIKKYFRERTRLLAMVGQPLLYLVIMGQGLRAMFQLNIEGFDYLSFMYPGIVAMTILFTSMFASVSIIWDREFGFLKAVLVAPVPRSAIAVGKALGGSTTALLQGAILLLLAPLAGLALSPSAILQILPLLFLLAFAITSFGTVVAANTESMEGFHMIMNFIIVPLFLLSGAFFPIGIAPEWMQPVMKLNPVAYGVDALRNIMFIDSPAKDFVVYYPLYYDVLVLAGFSILMVTLSMQAFNRVE; encoded by the coding sequence TTGGAATTGAAGACCTTCGGGGTTACGGTATATGTGATCTGGTTGCGCGAGATCAAGAAGTATTTCCGGGAACGCACGCGCCTGCTGGCGATGGTGGGCCAGCCCCTGCTCTACCTGGTGATCATGGGCCAGGGGCTGCGGGCCATGTTCCAGCTCAACATCGAAGGGTTCGATTACCTCAGCTTTATGTACCCCGGAATCGTGGCGATGACCATCCTTTTTACCTCCATGTTCGCCTCGGTGTCCATCATCTGGGACCGCGAATTCGGCTTTTTAAAAGCGGTGCTAGTGGCCCCTGTGCCGCGTAGCGCCATCGCGGTCGGCAAGGCTCTGGGCGGGAGCACGACCGCCCTGCTCCAGGGCGCAATCCTGCTGCTCCTGGCCCCGCTGGCCGGACTCGCGCTGTCCCCGTCCGCAATCCTGCAAATTCTGCCCCTGCTGTTCCTGCTGGCCTTCGCCATCACTTCCTTCGGGACGGTGGTGGCCGCCAATACCGAGAGCATGGAGGGGTTTCACATGATCATGAACTTCATCATCGTCCCGTTGTTCCTCTTGAGCGGCGCCTTTTTCCCGATCGGAATCGCCCCGGAATGGATGCAGCCCGTGATGAAGCTCAATCCGGTGGCCTACGGCGTTGACGCCCTCCGCAACATCATGTTCATCGACTCGCCAGCCAAGGATTTCGTAGTGTACTACCCCTTGTACTACGATGTCCTCGTCCTGGCGGGCTTTTCAATTCTGATGGTCACCCTGAGCATGCAGGCCTTCAACAGAGTGGAATAG
- a CDS encoding daunorubicin resistance protein DrrA family ABC transporter ATP-binding protein: protein MIEVRKLTKRFKEFTAVDEVSFTVGKGEFFGFLGPNGAGKTTTIKVLATLLRPTGGTARVNGYDVVREPAAVRRSIGMVFQDPSLDDRLTAQENLQLHAMLYGVARRETGPRILELLELVGLADRRNDLVRRFSGGMKRRLEIARGLLHRPGVLFLDEPTVGLDPQTRRHIWEYIGRIRRTEGATVFLTTHYIEEAEACDRVGIIDHGRIVALDSPAALKATVETDLITVETRDPEGALRSIKEQLGLEAVLQGDRVIQLPATNGAGEELIPRLAAAVPGLTALGISKPTLEDVFLSLTGRAIREEAPDSLERMRQTRRARARKGR from the coding sequence ATGATAGAGGTCCGCAAGTTAACCAAGAGATTCAAGGAGTTTACGGCGGTCGACGAAGTCTCGTTCACGGTGGGGAAGGGGGAGTTCTTCGGCTTCCTCGGCCCGAACGGCGCGGGGAAGACCACGACCATCAAGGTCCTGGCCACGCTGCTGCGGCCCACCGGCGGCACTGCGCGCGTCAACGGATATGATGTCGTGCGCGAGCCGGCCGCGGTGCGGCGCTCGATAGGCATGGTGTTTCAAGACCCCAGCCTGGACGACCGCCTGACGGCGCAGGAAAACCTGCAGCTGCACGCCATGCTGTACGGGGTGGCCCGGCGGGAAACCGGGCCGCGAATCCTTGAACTTCTGGAGTTGGTCGGACTGGCCGACCGCCGGAACGACCTGGTCCGGAGGTTCTCGGGCGGAATGAAGCGCCGCCTGGAGATCGCCCGGGGCCTCCTGCACCGGCCGGGAGTCCTTTTTCTAGATGAACCGACCGTGGGGCTGGATCCCCAGACCCGCAGGCACATCTGGGAGTATATCGGGAGAATCCGCCGGACGGAAGGGGCAACCGTTTTCTTGACCACTCACTACATCGAGGAAGCGGAGGCCTGTGACCGGGTCGGGATTATCGACCACGGTCGGATCGTCGCCCTGGACAGTCCCGCAGCGCTCAAGGCCACGGTGGAGACGGACCTGATCACTGTTGAAACTCGAGATCCGGAAGGCGCCCTGCGCTCGATCAAGGAACAGCTGGGACTGGAGGCGGTGCTGCAAGGCGACCGGGTAATACAGTTGCCGGCGACAAACGGAGCCGGCGAGGAACTGATACCCCGCCTCGCGGCCGCGGTTCCGGGCCTGACCGCACTCGGGATCAGCAAGCCCACCCTGGAGGATGTATTCTTGAGCCTGACCGGGCGGGCGATTCGTGAGGAAGCGCCCGATTCCCTGGAAAGAATGCGCCAAACCCGCAGGGCCAGAGCCAGAAAGGGAAGATAG
- a CDS encoding ABC transporter ATP-binding protein, translated as MLLELDNVSVNYGTIEALTGISLTVNEGEIVALIGANGAGKSTALWTISGLIRPRRGRIVFAGRDITRMSPSRIVALGISHVPEGRRVFATMSVQENLEMGAYVAKGGRKTREAMERVFGRFPRLLERRRQLAGTLSGGEQQMLAIGRALMSRPKLLLMDEPSMGLAPMLVREIFSIIRELNEQGTTILLVEQNAHMALSVARRGYVLETGQITLTGPAEELAGNPDVRRAYLGA; from the coding sequence GTGCTTCTGGAACTGGACAACGTCTCGGTCAACTACGGCACCATTGAAGCCCTGACCGGCATCTCGCTGACGGTAAACGAAGGAGAAATCGTGGCCCTGATCGGGGCGAACGGTGCCGGGAAAAGCACCGCCCTCTGGACCATCTCCGGACTGATCCGCCCCCGGAGGGGACGGATCGTGTTCGCGGGCCGGGACATCACCCGGATGTCCCCCAGCCGGATCGTGGCGCTGGGAATCAGCCACGTGCCGGAGGGGCGCCGGGTGTTCGCCACCATGTCGGTGCAGGAGAACCTCGAGATGGGCGCGTACGTGGCGAAAGGAGGCCGGAAGACCCGTGAGGCTATGGAGCGGGTTTTCGGACGCTTCCCGCGCCTTCTGGAGCGTCGCCGCCAGTTGGCCGGCACTTTGAGCGGCGGGGAACAGCAAATGTTGGCCATAGGGCGGGCTTTGATGTCCAGACCCAAGCTCTTGCTGATGGATGAGCCTTCCATGGGCCTCGCACCGATGCTGGTACGGGAAATATTTTCCATTATCAGGGAGCTTAACGAACAGGGAACCACCATTCTCCTCGTGGAGCAGAATGCCCACATGGCCCTGTCCGTCGCCCGGCGCGGCTACGTGCTGGAGACCGGACAGATCACCCTCACCGGACCGGCCGAGGAACTGGCCGGCAACCCGGACGTGCGCCGGGCCTACCTGGGCGCTTAG
- a CDS encoding ABC transporter ATP-binding protein codes for MSEVLLELESVTVNFGGLTAVHRLDMNIESGSIRALIGPNGAGKTTVFNVVTGIFRPTSGSIRFRGREITRLNPYDIAAAGIARTFQNIRLFKNASVLDNVKVGRHSRGKSNVLGALIRHPGFKAEERDTTEASLAALELVGLSRKKDELAKNLSYGEQRRLEIARGLVSEPALLLLDEPAAGMNPQEKQSLLQLIKRIQEQGITIFLVEHDMKFVMTLSQKITVLDYGREICTGTPAEVQADPRVIEAYLGKEVG; via the coding sequence ATGTCAGAGGTGCTGCTTGAACTGGAAAGCGTAACGGTGAACTTCGGCGGGCTCACCGCGGTGCACCGGTTGGACATGAATATCGAATCCGGCTCCATCAGGGCCCTCATTGGCCCCAACGGGGCGGGGAAGACCACGGTCTTCAACGTGGTGACCGGCATTTTCCGCCCGACCTCCGGGAGCATCCGTTTCCGCGGCCGGGAGATCACGCGCCTGAATCCCTACGACATCGCCGCCGCCGGGATTGCGCGCACCTTCCAGAACATCCGCCTGTTCAAGAACGCCTCGGTGCTGGACAATGTCAAGGTCGGGCGTCATTCCCGAGGAAAAAGCAACGTCCTGGGTGCGCTCATCCGCCATCCGGGGTTTAAGGCCGAGGAGCGGGACACTACCGAGGCATCCCTCGCGGCCCTGGAACTGGTGGGGCTTTCACGCAAGAAGGACGAACTGGCCAAAAACCTCTCCTACGGGGAGCAGCGGCGTCTGGAAATCGCGCGCGGCCTGGTGTCCGAGCCAGCGTTGCTTCTGCTCGACGAACCCGCCGCCGGCATGAACCCGCAGGAAAAGCAAAGCCTCTTACAGCTGATCAAGAGGATTCAGGAACAGGGCATCACCATCTTCCTGGTGGAGCACGACATGAAATTTGTCATGACCCTCTCCCAGAAGATCACCGTACTGGACTACGGCCGGGAAATCTGCACCGGGACCCCGGCGGAGGTTCAGGCCGACCCGCGGGTGATCGAGGCTTACCTGGGAAAGGAGGTGGGGTAG
- a CDS encoding branched-chain amino acid ABC transporter permease: MDDLIRQFINPYYVQVLTLLGIFLIAALGLHLITGVTGQLSFGHAAFLSIGAYTAALLNLRLDLPFLACLLAGACAAALAGVLVGFPSMRLTGDYLGIATLGFAEIVRVVFMNLEITGGARGLAGIPRETNLVTVYVLVILTIWAMYRLNNSRFGRALVAIREDEIAAECMGIKSLWYKVGAFAIGSFCAGLAGGLYAHLLQYLNPSDFGFARSFEILCFVVLGGLGSIPGAVLGTTILTIAPEMLRFSAEYRMMMYGILMVLMMIFRPSGLLGGVDLVRSFKHLLSKTRNTATPAGGT; encoded by the coding sequence ATGGACGATCTGATCAGACAGTTCATCAATCCGTACTATGTCCAGGTCCTGACCCTGCTGGGGATCTTCCTGATCGCGGCTTTGGGCTTGCACCTGATCACCGGGGTCACCGGGCAGCTCTCGTTCGGCCACGCCGCTTTTCTGAGCATCGGCGCTTACACGGCCGCGCTGCTGAACCTGAGGCTGGACCTGCCGTTTCTAGCATGCCTTTTGGCGGGAGCGTGCGCGGCCGCCCTGGCCGGGGTGCTCGTGGGGTTTCCGAGCATGCGGCTCACCGGCGACTACTTGGGCATCGCCACGCTGGGCTTCGCCGAGATTGTGCGCGTGGTGTTCATGAACCTGGAGATCACGGGCGGGGCCCGCGGACTGGCCGGGATTCCGCGGGAGACGAACCTGGTCACGGTGTATGTGCTGGTGATTCTGACCATCTGGGCCATGTACCGCCTGAACAACTCCCGGTTCGGCCGGGCGCTGGTTGCCATCCGGGAGGACGAGATCGCCGCCGAGTGCATGGGCATCAAGAGCCTGTGGTATAAGGTAGGGGCGTTCGCCATCGGCTCGTTTTGCGCCGGCCTGGCCGGCGGGCTCTACGCGCACCTCCTGCAGTACCTGAACCCGTCGGATTTCGGTTTCGCCCGTTCCTTCGAGATCCTGTGCTTTGTGGTGCTCGGCGGGCTGGGCAGCATTCCGGGAGCCGTTCTCGGCACCACGATCCTGACGATAGCGCCGGAAATGCTCCGGTTTTCAGCCGAGTACCGGATGATGATGTACGGGATCCTGATGGTGCTCATGATGATCTTCCGCCCGAGCGGGCTACTGGGCGGAGTGGACCTCGTGCGCAGCTTCAAGCACCTGTTGTCAAAAACGAGAAACACCGCCACACCGGCCGGTGGGACGTAG
- a CDS encoding branched-chain amino acid ABC transporter permease, protein MDLQTFLQQLLNGITLGSVYALIALGYTMVYGIIKLINFAHGDVYMIGAFVGLTAVVLGANIWFALCAAMLACLIVAVSIERVAYRPLRGSTRLAPLISSIGVSIFIQTLMTLIKGPQPVGFPQVVKNTIHTVGPLHISTVQIVILMVATCLMIILQLVIRRTKMGKAMRATSEDLHTAGLMGINVNAVISFTFALGAVMAAAGGVLVGMYFNSIFPLMGVMAGLKAFCAAVVGGIGSVPGAVLGGLFLGVAEVLGVAAGFGSYRDAIAFGLLILVLLIRPSGLLGQPQQRKV, encoded by the coding sequence ATGGATCTGCAAACGTTCCTGCAGCAGCTGTTAAACGGAATCACGCTCGGATCGGTATACGCGCTCATCGCCCTGGGTTACACCATGGTGTACGGCATCATTAAACTCATCAATTTCGCCCACGGCGACGTGTATATGATTGGCGCCTTCGTCGGGCTGACCGCGGTCGTGCTCGGCGCCAACATCTGGTTCGCCCTTTGCGCGGCCATGCTGGCCTGTCTCATTGTAGCCGTGAGCATCGAACGCGTGGCCTACCGGCCGCTACGCGGCTCCACCCGCCTGGCCCCGCTGATCTCTTCGATCGGCGTTTCCATTTTCATTCAGACACTGATGACCCTGATCAAGGGCCCCCAGCCCGTGGGTTTCCCCCAGGTGGTCAAAAACACCATCCACACCGTGGGGCCGCTCCATATCTCCACCGTGCAGATCGTGATCCTGATGGTGGCCACTTGCCTGATGATCATTCTCCAGTTGGTCATCCGGCGGACGAAAATGGGGAAGGCCATGCGGGCCACGTCCGAGGATCTGCACACCGCCGGCCTGATGGGCATCAACGTCAACGCCGTGATCTCCTTCACCTTCGCCTTGGGCGCAGTGATGGCCGCGGCCGGAGGCGTGCTGGTCGGCATGTATTTCAATTCCATTTTCCCGCTGATGGGTGTCATGGCAGGGCTTAAGGCATTCTGCGCCGCCGTGGTGGGCGGCATCGGCAGCGTGCCGGGGGCGGTGCTCGGGGGGCTTTTCCTGGGCGTCGCCGAGGTGCTGGGGGTGGCCGCCGGCTTTGGGAGCTACCGGGACGCCATCGCCTTCGGCCTCCTGATTTTGGTCCTCCTGATCCGGCCTTCGGGCCTTTTGGGCCAGCCGCAGCAGAGAAAGGTGTAG
- a CDS encoding ABC transporter substrate-binding protein, with amino-acid sequence MYRKSRITALIITLLFVFGVVAGCGGGAAPEKQEDTIKIGFLGAKTGGHASYGIETLKGMQMAVEDINAAGGLLGKKVTIVEDDHRSIGTEGANVTQKLITKGVVAIVGDPTTGITKIAGEIAQGAGVVLLSAGAVGEGVVEIGDYIYRNTLLDRVGAPAVTKYLAEELGWTKVALVTSTNNDYSVGLSKLFKDSLQANGVEIVAEQSIQDGDQNFAAQVTALKQKTFDGIIFTGYYTEGGLFMKEVRSQGMDHVMVGGDGLLSSVLWELGEDAVEGSMVYTGFAVDLGGASPKTLDFINKYQAKYGKLPDMFSAQGYDAVMLIADAIAAANSAAPADFKETLKLTADWEGVSGTITFGADREPIKSPVYLLEVKDGDWAVKAVIPVKM; translated from the coding sequence GTGTACAGAAAAAGTAGGATTACTGCGCTCATTATTACCCTACTCTTCGTCTTTGGCGTCGTTGCCGGCTGCGGCGGCGGGGCCGCCCCCGAAAAGCAGGAAGATACCATTAAGATCGGTTTCCTCGGCGCCAAGACCGGTGGTCACGCCAGCTACGGGATCGAAACACTCAAGGGAATGCAGATGGCCGTTGAAGACATCAACGCGGCCGGAGGTTTGCTGGGCAAGAAGGTGACGATTGTGGAAGACGACCACCGCAGCATCGGCACCGAGGGCGCCAACGTCACGCAGAAGCTGATCACCAAGGGTGTCGTCGCTATCGTGGGTGACCCGACCACCGGCATCACCAAGATCGCCGGGGAGATCGCCCAAGGTGCGGGTGTGGTTCTGCTTTCCGCGGGTGCCGTGGGTGAAGGTGTGGTGGAAATCGGTGACTACATCTACCGCAACACTTTGCTCGACCGGGTCGGCGCGCCGGCGGTGACCAAGTACCTAGCCGAAGAACTCGGCTGGACAAAAGTAGCGCTGGTGACCTCCACCAACAACGACTACAGCGTCGGTTTGAGCAAGCTCTTCAAAGACAGTCTGCAGGCGAACGGCGTTGAAATCGTCGCCGAGCAGAGCATCCAGGACGGCGACCAGAACTTCGCCGCCCAGGTTACCGCCCTGAAGCAAAAAACGTTCGACGGGATCATCTTTACCGGCTACTACACCGAGGGCGGCCTGTTCATGAAGGAAGTGCGCAGCCAGGGAATGGACCACGTGATGGTCGGCGGTGACGGTCTGCTTTCGTCGGTTCTCTGGGAACTTGGTGAGGACGCCGTGGAAGGCAGCATGGTGTACACCGGGTTCGCCGTCGACCTTGGCGGCGCGAGCCCCAAGACGCTGGACTTCATCAACAAGTACCAGGCCAAATACGGCAAACTGCCCGACATGTTCTCCGCCCAGGGCTACGACGCCGTGATGCTGATCGCGGACGCCATCGCCGCGGCAAACAGCGCGGCTCCGGCCGACTTCAAGGAAACCCTGAAGCTGACGGCGGATTGGGAAGGAGTTTCGGGAACCATCACCTTCGGTGCCGACCGGGAACCGATCAAGAGCCCGGTCTACCTGCTGGAAGTCAAGGACGGCGACTGGGCCGTCAAAGCCGTTATCCCCGTGAAAATGTAA
- a CDS encoding DMT family transporter: MEASPGAERPFVNPYLAIIIGVVAVSFSAIFTKLAEAPPLVIAFYRLAFTVLLITPFALNRAGRRELKQTTGRELALAALAGLLLAAHFAVWISSLNYTTVASSTILVTMQPLFVVTGAYLFLKEGLTARALIGAGLALTGSVLIGINDFQMGGTALYGDLLAFSGALFVAGYVLIGRTLRARLPIATYTFVVFGTAAAALLLANLATSTPLYPYPQQTWAWFLALAVVPTILGHMVFNWSLRYVKAAVVSVSILGEPVGATTLAYFIFGEVPGLLQLAGGAVIATGLYVFITSVAGPRTVPAPAGARRT; the protein is encoded by the coding sequence GTGGAGGCGTCACCGGGAGCCGAAAGACCGTTCGTTAATCCTTACCTGGCTATCATCATCGGGGTGGTTGCCGTTTCTTTCTCGGCGATCTTCACCAAGCTGGCGGAGGCACCGCCCCTGGTGATCGCTTTCTACCGCCTCGCCTTCACCGTACTGCTGATCACCCCGTTTGCGCTCAACCGGGCCGGGCGCCGGGAACTCAAACAGACTACGGGCCGCGAACTCGCCCTGGCCGCCCTGGCCGGCCTGCTCCTGGCGGCACACTTTGCGGTTTGGATTTCCTCCCTGAATTACACCACCGTGGCTTCTTCAACCATTCTGGTCACCATGCAGCCCCTATTCGTGGTCACCGGGGCTTACCTATTCCTGAAGGAAGGGCTGACCGCCCGGGCCTTGATCGGCGCCGGGTTGGCCCTGACCGGCAGCGTCCTGATCGGCATCAACGATTTCCAGATGGGCGGAACGGCACTGTACGGCGACCTCCTGGCCTTTTCCGGGGCTCTCTTTGTGGCCGGTTACGTGCTGATCGGCCGGACCCTGCGGGCCCGGCTCCCCATCGCGACCTACACCTTTGTAGTTTTCGGGACTGCGGCGGCAGCCCTGCTTCTCGCCAATCTGGCCACGAGCACCCCGCTTTATCCCTACCCACAGCAAACCTGGGCCTGGTTCCTGGCTCTGGCCGTGGTTCCGACCATCCTTGGGCACATGGTCTTCAACTGGTCGTTGCGCTACGTAAAGGCGGCGGTGGTCTCGGTGAGCATCCTCGGCGAACCGGTTGGGGCCACCACCCTGGCCTATTTCATCTTCGGCGAGGTGCCGGGCCTCCTGCAACTCGCCGGTGGCGCCGTGATCGCCACCGGCCTTTACGTCTTCATCACCTCGGTGGCCGGGCCGAGGACCGTTCCCGCGCCTGCCGGAGCACGCCGGACCTAA
- a CDS encoding DMT family transporter, with the protein MAPTKIQQITADLALLFVAFVWGITFVVVKEALTEIGPYYFLAIRFTVAFLFLALICWRSTLRVNRANLTAGFVIGLALFGGYAFQTVALQHTTAANAGFITGLSVVLVPLFVAGLTRTLPSPLAVLGVACATIGLGLLAVQGDFTVGYGDFLVFCCALCFATHIILVGRYAPCLDPVLLAIIQIGTVAFISFLIAPVLESFPVTLAPSVQIALLATAIPATALAFLIQNKAQKFTSPTHTAVIFTMEPVFAGLAAWLWGGETLEIRQWIGGAVIVLGMLITVWKTAETVPCSAAPLPVTRGSSAVGDKHRLERVLSQK; encoded by the coding sequence GTGGCGCCCACCAAAATACAACAGATTACCGCCGACCTGGCTCTTCTCTTTGTCGCCTTTGTTTGGGGCATTACCTTTGTAGTGGTCAAGGAAGCCCTGACCGAAATCGGGCCTTACTATTTCCTGGCCATCCGTTTTACCGTCGCTTTCCTGTTTTTGGCGCTGATTTGCTGGCGTTCCACCCTGAGGGTGAACCGGGCCAACCTGACGGCGGGATTCGTCATCGGGCTGGCGCTCTTCGGGGGCTACGCTTTCCAGACGGTGGCGCTGCAGCACACCACGGCGGCAAACGCCGGGTTCATTACCGGCCTGTCGGTAGTCCTGGTTCCGCTGTTCGTCGCCGGGCTCACCCGGACCCTGCCGTCGCCGCTGGCCGTTCTGGGCGTAGCCTGTGCCACCATCGGCCTCGGCCTTCTGGCCGTTCAGGGAGACTTCACGGTAGGCTACGGTGATTTCCTGGTGTTTTGCTGCGCGCTCTGCTTCGCCACGCACATCATCCTGGTGGGCCGATACGCCCCGTGTTTGGATCCGGTCCTGCTGGCCATCATCCAAATCGGCACCGTGGCCTTTATCAGCTTCTTGATTGCTCCCGTCTTGGAGAGCTTTCCGGTCACGCTCGCGCCGTCGGTGCAGATCGCCCTGCTGGCGACGGCCATACCGGCCACGGCCCTGGCCTTTTTGATCCAGAACAAGGCCCAGAAGTTTACCTCGCCGACGCACACCGCAGTGATTTTCACCATGGAGCCGGTTTTCGCCGGGTTGGCCGCCTGGCTCTGGGGCGGGGAGACCCTGGAGATACGCCAGTGGATCGGGGGAGCGGTGATTGTGCTCGGCATGCTGATCACGGTCTGGAAGACCGCCGAAACGGTCCCCTGCAGCGCTGCTCCGTTGCCGGTCACCCGGGGGTCTTCGGCCGTGGGAGACAAGCATAGACTGGAACGCGTTTTGTCACAGAAATGA
- a CDS encoding basic amino acid ABC transporter substrate-binding protein has translation MPKINKKVLALFFLVTFLFVVVGCGGGQTTPAPAPEKQKLTVASDTAYAPFEMQGGPGEPTYIGFDMDLIRAIGEVLGKEVEIISMGFDGIIPALQSGSVDCAISAMTITEERAKVVNFSVPYYESGLITAVRADNNDIKGFEDLAGKKIAVQIGTTGALKAQEVPDAKISTFNTIDLAFLELKKGAVDAVINDAPVTLYFIQQGNEDVKVVGDLLSGEFYGIAVPKGKEDLLNQINDALKTLKENGTFDRIYMDWFGQAPPDTILQF, from the coding sequence TTGCCCAAGATTAACAAAAAGGTTTTGGCGCTGTTCTTTCTGGTCACCTTTCTGTTCGTGGTCGTCGGTTGCGGCGGCGGCCAGACGACCCCCGCTCCCGCTCCGGAAAAACAAAAACTGACCGTTGCGTCCGACACCGCCTACGCTCCCTTTGAGATGCAAGGCGGGCCGGGAGAGCCTACCTACATCGGTTTTGACATGGACTTGATCCGCGCGATCGGCGAGGTGCTCGGAAAGGAAGTCGAAATCATCAGCATGGGCTTTGACGGCATCATTCCGGCGCTGCAGAGCGGCAGTGTGGACTGCGCCATCTCGGCCATGACCATCACCGAAGAGCGGGCCAAAGTGGTCAACTTCTCCGTGCCGTACTACGAGTCCGGCCTGATCACCGCGGTGCGGGCCGACAACAACGACATCAAGGGTTTTGAAGACCTCGCCGGCAAGAAGATCGCCGTCCAGATCGGCACCACCGGCGCGCTGAAGGCCCAAGAAGTGCCGGATGCCAAGATCTCCACCTTCAATACCATCGACCTGGCCTTCCTGGAACTGAAGAAGGGCGCGGTCGATGCGGTGATCAACGATGCCCCGGTCACCCTGTACTTTATCCAGCAGGGCAACGAAGACGTCAAGGTGGTTGGCGACCTCTTGAGCGGTGAGTTCTACGGTATTGCCGTACCCAAGGGCAAGGAGGACCTCCTGAACCAGATCAATGACGCCCTGAAGACCCTGAAGGAAAACGGCACTTTCGACCGGATCTACATGGACTGGTTCGGACAGGCACCACCGGACACGATTTTGCAGTTCTAA
- a CDS encoding amino acid ABC transporter permease — protein MQVIFDALPLLLVGAKLTFQITVLSVGFGCIIGLFAGLCRLSRSRVLRYLATGYVDFFRGTPLLVQIFMLYFGMPQVVEMLQLYLLNEYGIPKMVDVSNVSRYWIAVLGCSLNSGAYIAEIFRAGVQSIERGQMEAARSLGMTQNQAMRYVILPQAFKRVIPPLGNEFIAMLKDTSLLSVIGVEELTRKGQLIIAVNYQSAAIWFAVAMIYLLMTLTFSRIVDWLERRLKTDDRG, from the coding sequence TTGCAGGTAATCTTCGACGCGCTACCGCTCTTGCTGGTCGGCGCGAAACTGACCTTCCAGATCACCGTTCTTTCGGTCGGTTTCGGCTGCATCATCGGGCTCTTTGCCGGGCTTTGCCGCCTGTCGCGCAGCCGGGTGTTGCGCTACCTCGCCACCGGCTACGTCGACTTTTTCCGGGGCACGCCCCTGCTGGTGCAAATTTTCATGCTCTATTTCGGCATGCCGCAAGTGGTGGAGATGCTCCAGCTATACCTGCTGAACGAGTACGGCATCCCCAAAATGGTCGACGTCAGCAACGTGTCCCGCTACTGGATCGCGGTACTCGGCTGCAGCCTGAACAGCGGCGCGTACATCGCCGAGATCTTCCGGGCCGGGGTCCAATCCATCGAGCGGGGCCAGATGGAGGCCGCCCGCTCGCTGGGTATGACCCAGAATCAGGCCATGCGCTACGTGATCCTGCCCCAGGCCTTTAAACGGGTGATCCCGCCCCTGGGCAACGAGTTCATCGCCATGTTGAAGGACACCTCGCTGCTCTCGGTGATCGGCGTCGAGGAACTGACGCGCAAGGGCCAACTGATCATCGCCGTGAACTACCAGTCGGCGGCGATCTGGTTCGCGGTGGCCATGATCTACCTGCTCATGACCCTGACCTTCTCCCGGATCGTGGACTGGTTGGAACGGAGGCTCAAGACCGATGATCGAGGTTAG